The genomic segment CTGTCCAAGAGACAGGAAATACCGGAACAGCACGAGGCCTAACCGAGTAACTGGAGGTGGATTCTGGAAAGCAACCGGAACAGACCGGCCTATATACTCATTGGACTCGACTCGATGCATCGGTCTGAAGAAGTCGCTAGTGTTCTACCGTGGTCGAGCTGCTAAAGGAGTCAAAACCGATTGGATGATGCACGAATTTCGTCTCCCTTCCGTATCTGACTCTCATCACTCAACATATCCNNNNNNNNNNNNNNNNNNNNNNNNNNNNNNNNNNNNNNNNNNNNNNNNNNNNNNNNNNNNNNNNNNNNNNNNNNNNNNNNNNNNNNNNNNNNNNNNNNNNNNNNNNNNNNNNNNNNNNNNNNNNNNNNNNNNNNNNNNNNNNNNNNNNNNNNNNNNNNNNNNNNNNNNNNNNNNNNNNNNNNNNNNNNNNNNNNNNNNNNNNNNNNNNNNNNNNNNNNNNNNNNNNNNNNNNNNNNNNNNNNNNNNNNNNNNNNNNNNNNNNNNNNNNNNNNNNNNNNNNNNNNNNNNNNNNNNNNNNNNNNNNNNNNNNNNNNNNNNNNNNNNNNNNNNNNNNNNNNNNNNNNNNNNNNNNNNNNNNNNNNNNNNNNNNNNNNNNNNNNNNNNNNNNNNNNNNNNNNNNNNNNNNNNNNNNNNNNNNNNNNNNNNNNNNNNNNNNNNNNNNNNNNNNNNNNNNNNNNNNNNNNNNNNNNNNNNNNNNNNNNNNNNNNNNNNNNNNNNNNNNNNNNNNNNNNNNNNNNNNNNNNNNNNNNNNNNNNNNNNNNNNNNNNNNNNNNNNNNNNNNNNNNNNNNNNNNNNNNNNNNNNNNNNNNNNNNNNNNNNNNNNNNNNNNNNNNNNNNNNNNNNNNNNNNNNNNNNNNNNNNNNNNNNNNNNNNNNNNNNNNNNNNNNNNNNNNNNNNNNNNNNNNNNNNNNNNNNNNNNNNNNNNNNNNNNNNNNNNNNNNNNNNNNNNNNNNNNNNNNNNNNNNNNNNNNNNNNNNNNNNNNNNNNNNNNNNNNNNNNNNNNNNNNNNNNNNNNNNNNNNNNNNNNNNNNNNNNNNNNNNNNNNNNNNNNNNNNNNNNNNNNNNNNNNNNNNNNNNNNNNNNNNNNNNNNNNNNNNNNNNNNNNNNNNNNNNNNNNNNNNNNNNNNNNNNNNNNNNNNNNNNNNNNNNNNNNNNNNNNNNNNNNNNNNNNNNNNNNNNNNNNNNNNNNNNNNNNNNNNNNNNNNNNNNNNNNNNNNNNNNNNNNNNNNNNNNNNNNNNNNNNNNNNNNNNNNNNNNNNNNNNNNNNNNNNNNNNNNNNNNNNNNNNNNNNNNNNNNNNNNNNNNNNNNNNNNNNNNNNNNNNNNNNNNNNNNNNNNNNNNNNNNNNNNNNNNNNNNNNNNNNNNNNNNNNNNNNNNNNNNNNNNNNNNNNNNNNNNNNNNNNNNNNNNNNNNNNNNNNNNNNNNNNNNNNNNNNNNNNNNNNNNNNNNATATACTCATTGGACTCGACTCGATGCATCGGTCTGAAGAAGTCGCTAGTGTTCTACCGTGGTCGAGCTGCTAAAGGAGTCAAAACCGATTGGATGATGCACGAATTTCGTCTCCCTTCCGTATCTGACTCTCATCACTCAACATATCCTAATTACAATAACAAGAAGCAAAACCttaacaacgacaacaacaccAGTAAAGAGGTTCCTTCAAGCGTAAGTTATCGGATTTGCCCTAACTTGTGTTACCCGCATTAGCTTATTTGGAACCCACCACTCCTAATAAATCAGTTCTTTTGTAGGATGCATGGGCGATATGTAGAATATTCAAGAAGACGAATGCAGTATCATCACAAAGATCAATCCCACAATCTTGGGTTTATCCAACGATTCCTGACACTAACCAATACAACTCACAGTCACAATCACACAACACCACAACTCTCTTAGCTTCATCAGACGTTCTCAGCCACATATCAACAAGACAAAACCTTATCACTTCTCCAGTCAACGAACACACAAGCTTCACAGAATCAGCTGTTGCTTATTTCGCGTCTCAGATGCTCGGAGTCCCGTACAATACAGCCAGAACAGGGGATGCTCTGTTTGTGAGAAACAGTGAAACAGGGGATACTCTGTTTCTGAGCAACAATGAGAATAACTACTTCAACAACTTGACCGGAGCGTTGACTCATGAGCTCCCGAATGTAAGATCAATGGTGATGGAGGAGGAGACGACAGTCAGTGAGATGTCGGCGACGTCGTACTCCACTAACAATTAAAAGATCATAGGCACTATTAACACTTGAATTAGTGTAGGCCATCGctaataatatgtataatttttatcgtctgttatatttatataaatgttgcttagcttttggtttcttgaagacctaaaagaaaaaacaaagacttcGATTATGcaacttttaattatttgttattgaTGGCCAAGTTGGTTCTAGTCTCATTCTTGACTGAGTAGTTGACAGTAAATATATTTCCTTTATctgtaattaaaatatttcaaaaacaatttCCTTGTATCAAGCTATTTTACTATGCGACAGCTGGGGGTGTACTCCGTGAAATTTCCTTGCAAATAAGTATTCAAGTTAAATTACATTACACTATAAAAATCTCCTaaatattaatagagaagcacattTGAGATTAAAGCTGACGTATGGCCGCCAGAGAGCTCAGGAcactttttagcaaaatacctttaaatattttaactaattaCAGTTCTATGccaatgtatttattttaaaaacaattaactgaataataattagatatgtcatcatttctcacacaaatttaatagtaaagcaaaacttcactaaaatttacttataaatatacaagtcaaaattatattgatttcttaaaattaatataaaatattctaaaaaggctataaaaacatatcaattaatataaagttaataaaaataaagaacatataacttattaaacatataacttattaacataatcatataaaaacgaAATGTtatatgttagtattattaccataataatttaaataacaaacttttaatagttattaaaatggattataaaaagaagtatattaccCCTGAAATATCTctaactcattaaaagaaacttaatttccaataaatatagatttatatatattcataaataaatataaaaatggtaGCAAATTaagggatatcatgatgtgtgattatttatatatatctaagtatgtaaactaattaatctcaacatttagtgtgacaatttattaaaaaatggaaatattgataaccgaataggaatatacgttctaattgtatattcatttatgtgctattaaaaatgAATGAGACAACCCTTATCAGTATAAATAAAcgtagtacccaaaaaaaatcataatatttaaaatgagtgattattagattatgcaaaattgttatagttactcgaaaaactataaatataaatttaattttttaaacacacaaaaatatatattgccataaattgtgacattttataaatattttctttaccacgttcacatattTCACAAGTGAAATGTATTATTACACGAATatgtttattttgaattttcattatttttttcataatggtttttttggtaataatccgtcatttatagaaaatattaacaaatcgactaactcaaaagatttaaatagaatcaaaaatattaaatcaataaattggATTATCTTCAAAAAgtttagtttagaatctgattgttactaacatataataaaattgaataattaaacTATCGAGTAATATAGTAtgataagaaacatgcaaaattgttatgattacaaaataaaacataagaagatatgaatt from the Camelina sativa cultivar DH55 chromosome 12, Cs, whole genome shotgun sequence genome contains:
- the LOC104732869 gene encoding putative NAC domain-containing protein 94 gives rise to the protein CVYYINILVDMDDEESNNIERYDDVVLPGFRFHPTDEELVNFYLKRKVLHKSLPFELIKKVDIYKYDPWDLPKLAAMGEKEWYFYCPRDRKYRNSTRPNRVTGGGFWKATGTDRPIYSLDSTRCIGLKKSLVFYRGRAAKGVKTDWMMHEFRLPSVSDSHHSTYPNYNNKKQNLNNDNNTSKEVPSSDAWAICRIFKKTNAVSSQRSIPQSWVYPTIPDTNQYNSQSQSHNTTTLLASSDVLSHISTRQNLITSPVNEHTSFTESAVAYFASQMLGVPYNTARTGDALFVRNSETGDTLFLSNNENNYFNNLTGALTHELPNVRSMVMEEETTVSEMSATSYSTNN